Part of the Nisaea sediminum genome is shown below.
GTGGCGCGGGATCTGAAGGGCGAGGATTTCAATGTCGTCGCGGTGATCGGCGACGGCGCGATGAGCGCCGGCATGGCCTACGAGGCGATGAACAATGCGGGTGCCTTGCGCAACCGTATGATCGTCGTCCTGAACGACAATGACATGTCGATCGCGCCGCCGGTGGGAGCGCTGAGCGCGCATCTCTCGCAGCTAATTTCCTCGAAGCCGTTCCGCAGTCTGCGCGATCTCGCCAAGCAGTTCGCCCAGAACCTGCCGAAGCCGATGGAGGAGACCGCGCGCCGGGCCGAGGAATTCGCCCGTGGCATGGTCACCGGCGGCACATTGTTCGAGGAACTCGGCTTCTACTATGTGGGGCCGGTCGACGGGCACAATCTCGATCATCTGCTGCCCGTGCTCCGTAATGTCCGCGACATGGACCGCGACCGCCCCGTGCTGCTGCATGTCGTGACCGAAAAGGGGCGGGGCCATCCCTTTGGAGCGCCGGCGGCGGACAAGTATCACGCGGTGCCGAAATTCGACGTTGTGACCGGCGAGGTGAAGAAACCGGTCTCGAATGCGCCGAGCTATACCGCGGTCTTTGCCGACGCGCTGGTTACGGAGGCGCGGGAAGACGAGCGCATCGTCGCGGTGACGGCGGCCATGCCGTCCGGAACGGGGCTCGACAAGTTCGCCAAGGCCTTTCCAAAGCGCAGCTTCGATGTGGGTATTGCCGAGCAGCATGCCGTGACCTTCGCGGCCGGCATGGCCTGCGAGGGCATGAAGCCCTTCGTGGCGATCTATTCAACCTTCCTGCAGCGCGGCTACGACCAGGTTGTGCACGATGTCGCGATCCAGAAGCTGCCGGTGCGCTTCGCCATCGATCGCGCGGGTCTCGTCGGAGCCGACGGAGCGACCCATGCCGGGGCTTTTGACCTCGCCTATCTCGGGTGCCTTCCGGATTTCGTCATCATGGCGCCGTCGGACGAGGCGGAACTGGTCCGTATGGTCGCGACCGCCGCGGCGATCGACGATCGTCCGAGCGCATTCCGCTATCCGCGCGGCGAGGGTGTCGGCGTCGAGCTGCCGGCGCGCGGCGACGTGCTGGAGATCGGCAAGGGTCGGATCGTGCGTGAAGGCACCAGGGTCGCGCTTCTGTCGCTCGGCTGCCGGCTGCAGGAATGCCTTGTCGCGGCGGATGAACTGGCGGCGCGAGGGCTTTCAACCACAGTGGCCGACGCGCGCTTCGCCAAGCCGCTGGACCGGGACATGCTGCGCCGTCTCGCTGCGGAGCACGAGGTCCTGATTACCGTCGAGGAAGGCAGCATCGGCGGCTTTGCGAGCCAGGTGCTGCACGCACTGGCCGAGGACGGTCTGCTCGAGTCCGGTCTCAAGGTCCGGCCGATGGTGTTGCCCGACCTGTTCCTCGATCACGATGCGCCGGCCCGGCAGTACCATCTGGCCGGGCTCGATGCGGAAGGCATCACGAACACCGTTCTGGCCGCGCTCGGCGTCGACAGGGCCTCGGCACCCGCCCGCGCCTGAGTTCCCTCATGTCTTCCAAAACGCCTTCCGAACGCCTCGACACGGCGCTCGTGAGCCGCGGGCTTGTCGACAGCCGCAGCCGCGCGCGGCAATTGATCGAGGCGGGAGACGTGATCGTCGACGGCATCGTGGTGACCAAAGCGGCGGCAAAGATCTCTCCGGCACAGGTGCTGGCGCTGGCTGAAACGGCGCATCGCTGGGCCTCCCGCGCGGCGCTGAAACTTGTTCATGCGCTTGATCATTTCGCGATCGATCCGGCGGAGAAGATCTGCCTCGATGTCGGTGCCTCTACCGGTGGCTTCACCGATGTCCTGCTCGATCGCGGTGCGCGCCGTGTCCATGCCGTCGATGTCGGGCACGGCCAGCTGATACCGCGCCTGCGCGACGACAGCAGGGTCGTGGTCTACGAACATCTGAATATTCGCGATCTCACACCAGAGATGATCGGGGAGCCGGTCGGGCTGATCGTTTCCGACGTCAGTTTCATCTCCCTGAAGCTGGCCTTGCCGGCGGCGCTTGCCTGTGCGGGAGAGGGCGCCGGGCTGATCGCGCTGGTCAAACCACAGTTCGAGGTCGGCCGGGCGCGGATCGGCCGCGGCGGGATCGTGCGGGACGAGCGCGCGCGACGGGATGCGCTGGAAGAGATCGGCGGATGGCTCGAGCAGGGCGCGGGCTGGCAGGTATGCGGCGCTACGGACTCGCCGATTTCCGGAACAGACGGGAATCAGGAATACTTAATTGCCGCGCGAAAACCGTGCTAGGCTTCCGCCGGTAACAGTAAGGCTCTGTGCATGACCGAAGCAGACCGCAAGACTTCCGCCGCGGGACGGGCCAAGAGCCGGTCGAAGAAACCGGCGGCGACGTCTTTCGATCCCGCGTGCCTCAGATTCAGCGAAATGCTCGCCTACGGCCTCGGCGCCAGCGGGCGGAGCTGGCTGGACGCCGTGCGCAATGGCGACGACCGTGAGGAAAGCGGACTTATCGAGCGCGCTGCGGCCCGGGTCAGCGAGCGCGACCTCCGCCGGCAGCAGAATATCGAGGCGATTTTCTCCCTCGCCATGACCATGCTGAAGGACAATGCGGACGCGGACGGGCATGTCGATCCGGACTGGAGCGTGCGCTTCATCGAGGCCGCATCCGATTGCGGCGACCGCGCCGGCCAGGAAATGTGGGCGGCTTTGCTGGCGCTGGAGGCGGAAGAGAGCGGCGCTGTCCCGCCGGTGACATTCCGTGTCATGAGCACGCTCAATCGCGCCATGATCCGCTGGGTGGCGATCCTCGCGAAGTTTCGGATCAACAACTTCCTGGTCCGGCTGTCCGACGAGTTCTTCGGCGCGCGGGAACTGACCGGCGACTGCATCCTGCTGCTGGAGGAATACGGCCTGCTCCGGACAAACCGGGACCTCAGCAAGGTCTTCAGCTCGCAGAGGGAAGACCATTTCACGACCAACCTGCTTTATGCCGACAAGGTCGTGCGGGTCAGCCACGACGATCCGGCAGCGGACCTGACGCTACCTTGTTATCGCCTGAGCGAAGCGGGGACAGCGCTCGCCCGCGCTGCCGGGCGTCTCTCGCGCGTCGAGGCGGACCTCGATTATCTGCTGGAAATCGTGAAGCTGGTCGAGGCGCAGGGCTATACGGTCGCCCAGGCGGATATCCTGGCGCGTAGGTCCGACACCATCGTGTCGAAACATTCGCCCTTCTGCGAGCTCCGGACCTTGAACCTGAAACGCTGACAGCGAGTCTGCGGATAAGAAAAAACGGGCGATGCGTTGAGCATGGCCCGTTTTTGTATTTTACGATGGAAGCCCTCGGTCATGCGGGCTGGCGGCGTGAGTCCGCTTCGGTTTCGACGATGGTCAGCGCCTTGCAGAGCAGTTTGGCTTCCTGAGCGGTCAGTTTGGCCTGTCGCGAAAGCCGGCGGAGCTGTTCCGCCGCATCGCCGAGAGAGGCAAAACGGGACGGCGTCTCTACGGCTTCGGTGAC
Proteins encoded:
- the dxs gene encoding 1-deoxy-D-xylulose-5-phosphate synthase, whose translation is MPDRRTPLLDRVRVPADMRSFTDPQLKQLAEDLRRETIDAVSVTGGHLGAGLGVVELTVAIHNVFDTPRDKVIWDVGHQAYPHKILTGRRDRIRTLRQGGGLSGFTKRSESEYDPFGAAHSSTSISAGLGMAVARDLKGEDFNVVAVIGDGAMSAGMAYEAMNNAGALRNRMIVVLNDNDMSIAPPVGALSAHLSQLISSKPFRSLRDLAKQFAQNLPKPMEETARRAEEFARGMVTGGTLFEELGFYYVGPVDGHNLDHLLPVLRNVRDMDRDRPVLLHVVTEKGRGHPFGAPAADKYHAVPKFDVVTGEVKKPVSNAPSYTAVFADALVTEAREDERIVAVTAAMPSGTGLDKFAKAFPKRSFDVGIAEQHAVTFAAGMACEGMKPFVAIYSTFLQRGYDQVVHDVAIQKLPVRFAIDRAGLVGADGATHAGAFDLAYLGCLPDFVIMAPSDEAELVRMVATAAAIDDRPSAFRYPRGEGVGVELPARGDVLEIGKGRIVREGTRVALLSLGCRLQECLVAADELAARGLSTTVADARFAKPLDRDMLRRLAAEHEVLITVEEGSIGGFASQVLHALAEDGLLESGLKVRPMVLPDLFLDHDAPARQYHLAGLDAEGITNTVLAALGVDRASAPARA
- a CDS encoding TlyA family RNA methyltransferase — translated: MSSKTPSERLDTALVSRGLVDSRSRARQLIEAGDVIVDGIVVTKAAAKISPAQVLALAETAHRWASRAALKLVHALDHFAIDPAEKICLDVGASTGGFTDVLLDRGARRVHAVDVGHGQLIPRLRDDSRVVVYEHLNIRDLTPEMIGEPVGLIVSDVSFISLKLALPAALACAGEGAGLIALVKPQFEVGRARIGRGGIVRDERARRDALEEIGGWLEQGAGWQVCGATDSPISGTDGNQEYLIAARKPC
- a CDS encoding DUF2806 domain-containing protein → MTEADRKTSAAGRAKSRSKKPAATSFDPACLRFSEMLAYGLGASGRSWLDAVRNGDDREESGLIERAAARVSERDLRRQQNIEAIFSLAMTMLKDNADADGHVDPDWSVRFIEAASDCGDRAGQEMWAALLALEAEESGAVPPVTFRVMSTLNRAMIRWVAILAKFRINNFLVRLSDEFFGARELTGDCILLLEEYGLLRTNRDLSKVFSSQREDHFTTNLLYADKVVRVSHDDPAADLTLPCYRLSEAGTALARAAGRLSRVEADLDYLLEIVKLVEAQGYTVAQADILARRSDTIVSKHSPFCELRTLNLKR